One Portunus trituberculatus isolate SZX2019 chromosome 22, ASM1759143v1, whole genome shotgun sequence genomic window, ATTGCCTGGTGTACGGATAGatatacaaacatacagaccTTACTAGTTTCTTTACCTGGCACagtgaggaggacgggaggcgTTCAGGTCACAGCGATGCACCAGAAGGCAGTACCAGCGACCAGGACTCAATTACTTCTGCTTTCTATGTCACGTGAGTTCAAGTTGTTTGATGCCTGTTGAATTGTGAGTCAGGTGAAAGTTTGCTGTCTTTGAATGTcactttttcctatctttttttgtgGAAATCATACATTTttgagtagtaataatggtaaaacATAAGAGTATAACAGGTATAAAAATGTACATACACCAATCCCTCAGTGACATGAAATAGGGTCAGCAGAAGATGTAGCAATTAGAATATTATgtcactgttttcctttctcttttggtGGGTATGCTTTTTTcagagtagtaataatgataaaagataggaGCATAGATGTAAAAATGTACATGTGCCTATCCCTCAGTGATGAGATGGGGATCAGGGGAGGACGCAGCGATGGTGAGGGGGATTCTGTTCTCCTCACGGGACAACATCAATTTCATCCATGAGCTGTTCCGCCAAGCTCTCTGCCTCAGTTTTCGCTACGCCTCTGTCATGAAAACCGTCATCTTCACCTACAAGGACTGGATACAGATGAATGTGAGTAAAGCTGACCAACACACTAGAGAAGATAAGTTTAGCTGGGACAACCAGGAATAAACAGCTGACAGTGAATGAAGGTCAAGAATACAAATTGATAACATAGGCTGGAGTGTTGGAATATATCAGAATGTACCTAAACTTGTCTGGAATGAAGGATAACCTGTTGGGAGGGTAAGTTTTGCTGGGACAACCTGATATAGACAGCTGACAAATGAAGGTCAAGATTTTGTCATGTAGGGGAACCATACTGACTGAAAATATAGGCTAGAGTGTATATATCAAAATTTACCTTAGCAtgtctatattatttttctgttccctTTATTTGTGTTATAGGAAAAAGATCTGTTTCTCTATAATTCACCAAGGCTGGAACAGGAATGTCTTGGCTTAATTATATTCATCAATTAACTACCTCTCCTGCAGACTCCTGAAATGCCTCCCTTTATGCTGGAGCCTCTGGAGGGTGGGGCAGGACCGAGGGATGAGGCAGCGTCCCAGCAGGAGGGTGCCGCCCCACAGAGACGCATGAGGAACGAGTCGTACCTTGGGGCAGTGAACAAGGACATCCACATCAGGGCAGGATTGCAGGTAACAAGTCACCAGTGTATTCAAGAAAGCTGCATTATAAAGAATAGGaacctttttcttattattttctctcaattttttttttttttttatactaataCACTAGCATGGATTCATAAGACAAGGCATCACTCAGGAGGGTAACAGTTCGGTGATGTATTCAGGAAAGCTGCTTGACGAGAAGTGTATGAagttatctatctctttattatTCCTATCACTCAATCagtttttctgttttgtcaCACTAACATAAGGCATAGCTCAGGAGGGTAACAATTTGGCAGGGTATTCAAGACACCTACATTTTAAAGACTAGGAAGttatctcttttattattttccatatGACTCAATGAATTTTTCTATACTAGCACACTAACATAAGGCAAAGCTCATGAGGGTAATAGTTCAGTGGTGTATTCAAGAAAGCTTCATTACAAAAAAGAGTTGGAATTGAtccatctcttttattttcttttagtcaATGAATTTTTCTATACTATAGCTCAGGAGGGTAACAGTTCAGCAGTGTATTTAAGAAAGCTACATCACGGAAAGAATAGGAAGTTATCTCCCTCCtcatattattttccttatcactCAATCACTTTTTCTATACTATTACACTAACATGAGGCATCACTCAGGAGCATTCAAGAAAGCTACCTCACAGAAAGAGTAGGAAGttatctccctctcttatcagtctgtcagtttttctatgggctctctctcttatcagtcTGTCAGTTTTTCTATGGATCCACAAGACAACTGACCACCTCACTGTTTATCCACCCTAGAATGTCCTGCAAGTGTTTGTGACAAGTGTGGCCAATGTGTTCCTGCTGGAGGTGTCGCCTGACTACCCTCGCCTGCTGGACATTCAGGTGGAGGTGTGCAAGAATGTGGTCAACATCTATCGCTATATGGTGATGAACACGCGCATGGAGCAGAAGACTTGGTGAGCTGCTTGGTGCTTTTTGCTCATGTGAATGTTAAGTTGGCATTCCCATTAGTACTTCAAGCTTCAAAAAGACATTAAGTCATaacagaatgagaaggagaagtgttgatatttttgtgtgtttgcagGGAACAACTTCTGGTGGTCCTACTGCATATCACCTCCCAGACATTGTGCAGCCACCACACCTCACACAAGGAGGACTCTCTTGGGAGCCGGTTTGCACCAGCACTCTTCCAGGTCTGTGTGCTGGGATGGGATGTCATGCATGTTGGCTTTTGTATAGGGGAATATTGAAGGACAGCTGGGGATGACCAAGAGATGGGCTTTTATTTAGGTATCTATGGTGTCTTGTCAAAGTCTGTATCTTCAGTATGTTTCAATATATTATCTCAGTCACATTCAACAGGGTGTAGCAGAAGATGTATGTGTTTTCATGTATCAAGTAATAGTATAACATGTATTCTGTATCATTGATTAGGAAAACACCATGATAATCCAACTAATCATCTTTGGGGCCTTCAAAACATCACTAATGAAAGGTATGCATTTTGAAGAACATGAAACTAAGTGTGAcattcctttcattcacttACCGGTGTGTTGTTACAGACTCTGATTGTGTCGTGGATCAAAGCTAACCTGAACGTGTCCATCTCTGGGGAGCTGTGGGACCAGCTGCTGCTCAACCTGTCCTCCCTCACCCACTGGGACGAGCTCATCAAGGAGTGGGCGGTGAGGACACACTCTTCTTTGTATCAGCTCCAAACAGCACTCTGATGAGGCAGAAGTTCCCTAAATTGCTGGAGTGTATGCTTATGTTGTCACTGtaaatttttctgttttatgcAAGAGTGACTCTGGTGGGTCATAAAAAGGTATTAGAATATAAACCCCAGTGAGGTACCCATCCCCaaagaacagaaacaaaagaattaTCCATAAGTGAAAAATTGCCTTGTAACCCCCTTGAAAAAATGCTGTAATCCTTTTATTCATGTCTTATCCCTTCTCTTActcaaaagaaatattttcacaACACTATCTGATGTGTGAGTGTAGACTTGcatgtattctttatttttacactTGCTCACACTCACAGAAAACCCTGGACACCCTGACCCGTGTGTTGGCTCGCCACGTGTATGGCCTAGAGCTCAACAACCTGCCGCTGGATCGCATGACAGGACAGCGGCTCATCAAGAGAGGCGCCACTAAACTGAGTGGACTGGATGTGAGTGTTCATTGCACCTGTTAGTAATGGTGTTTCGATAGAGCTTGAAttgtaactgaaatatgtaaggaATGTCCAACACAGCATAGTGTACCTTGTGTCTATTGTGATTGGAGTAGGTGCAAGGTAGGGATCAGTTTTTCAAACGGGTAGTGGGGAACCTGTGTATGTTAGTGTGTGGCAAGCTGTGTTAAGGTGAAGCTCCCAGGGTGCAGTACGGAGATTCATGAGACTGTTTCTTCCTACCAATGGCAAAGGGAAGTGTGAATGATCTATGAGGCTTTGTGTTGATGACTATGGGATTGCTAGCCTGATATATAGATACCTAAATGAGAACTTAGGGCAGGAATGAAAGATTATAGCATTGATATCGATCCAGGGAAAGTACATCATACTCATTCATCTCCACTCAGTCTGTGAGGAGCAGTTTTGCCCGAAGCTGGACCAGTGTGAGGATGGAGCGGCAAGCCAACACCCCCGAGACCCACAACCCTGGACCCCCAACACTCACCAACCTGCAGGAGGAGACTCACCCAGACCACTCCAGCTCCCATGGTAGGCACACTGCTCTCTATGTCTCGCAGGGTGTGGTTTTACAGTATCCTTGGTGTTGTCAGCTTGTGTTTCTCCAGTGTTGTTTTGGGAAACTGATAttctcttgtatttctcttGATTGGAAAGAAAGGGTATTATTTTAAGCCTACTTTCAAGTTGTGACTAGACTATATGTAAATTGGTAGCAGATATGATTTTGTTCTGGATGTTTAGAAAAATGTTATTGTATTCCAACCAGTaattgaaaaaggaaggaaatttatTGAAGTGTGTTCTTCCCTAAGTGCAGCTTTCAGAAATCATTTTTTATGATGTTCATATACTGTGTTAGGGAAATGTTATCATGTTATGGCCATTAGTCAAAAAGAAGAGATTATTATGAATTTAACAGGGTAATTGTGTGTAAAGGAGTATTAAGAGAAGGGCCTTTTTAttcaattgtttttgttgcccttggccagcctcccttcttacataaaaaataataaataaatgaggtgGTATGTGTGATGCTGAGTCTGGCCCACAGGGAGCACCGATCGCAGTCCATTTGCCCGCAAGCGTCGGAGCAGCGCTGGTGGTGGCTCCCTCAAGGCCAGCGCCAGCGGCAACGGCAGCAGTCCCAAGCTGTCCCCCCACCATCCCTCCGACGAGCGGCCCCACACttcccaccagcaccaccactcccaccatcagtcccaccaccaccacaacagtcaccaccaccaccaccaccatggcctGGGGAAGAGGCTGTCACGCTCCCTCTCTGAGTCTAACCTACCAGTAAGGAGACAGTCAGTGAGGGGACACATGCAAGGTAAGATCAACATTGCTTTCACAACCTTTATAGAAAGAGGAATAGTGAGTAATACTTAGACCAGGGTAAGATTTCCTTTAAAGAGAAGAATCCTGCCTTTAGGAATAGAATTAAtgaagtgtgtttgtttgtgcccCTCCAGATGAGTGTGAGAATCATCGCTTTCTGCATGGCCCACGCTCCAAGTCCCTGGAGACACTGTCGCATGGTGGGTCCTCATGCAAGGGAACTTTCACTCCAGCACCATGTCTTATTCTATTAGTGCTACAAAAATGATATCTTACTTCAAACTGAAGAATTTTTACTTTATGATTGTTACAGCAGATTACTTTCATGCAgttttgtaatttttgtttagttattgccttatttgtctgtctggtcTTCATTTTATTGTTGCTTAGTAATTGTAATTGTTGGGTTGGCAGATGATGATTCCCgcactccctcaccttccccatcATCTGGAGTGGAGTCCTCGTCTATGAAGGACTCACCAATGCAGATAGAGCTTGGAGGAGACACTACCAGCATTGGTGAGTGTGTTGGAGGCTCACCATTGACATATACATATAAGGCTCTAGGGTTTCCTTGGATACTGTCTGTGCTGCAATACCTTACCCATTGTAATTAACATAGTAACACATCACATTAGGGAACATGTCAGCCTTGTCGCTCTCACACCCTTGGTTCCTCAGACACACTGGAGGGAGGGCTGTCGTCTGAGCAGCGTTCGGTGATGTCTGGCGGCACAGTGCGGGGATGGCTGCCTGACgtggctgtggtgctgtggagGAGACTGCTAGGACTCCTCGGTGATCCTAATGATGTGGCCTCCCCTCAGATCCATGCACAGATATTCAAGTACCTCTCAGACCTCACAGAGACACTGGTCAAGGTACGGGAgctttacttctctctttctctttctctctctatcattgttCTTATATTACGtgcaaaaagatgaaaaaaaaaaaaaaaaaacctgaagaTGCTAGTCCCAGATGATTTTTCAAAACTAATATGTTAAGTTATAAggagtgtcttgaaacttttttccccttgtgtgtttgtagggttaggtaagatttattattttctactttttttgtaACTGATTATCATGATTTTCTGGATCTTTTATACTCTTTGCACTCATAATTCTCTTTGGTAGTGCATTCTGCTAtagtattactgtatttgatgtgtgtattgtctttgtgtgtgtgggtgtatttatctcttaacctcttcagtaccatgacatgtcttcatatttattctggttactatttggggattttatacagcttcagaaacttatgttgggattgaaataatgaagactggccgttaatcttctgactgccatagacccttcctaatgtaaataaaatcatctaattatacccaaaattcatggtaaaattgcatcccagtactgatgggATCAATACTTTTAGTTCAGCCTATACTGTGCACATTAAGACTAACAGATCAGTCTTACATTGTAGCAGACTGAGTTGATCTCTTATAAACACCTGACCACTGATGCATTCTTCCCCCTACAGCTGCGCAACAACCAAAGTATCTCCTTGGACAACCAGAGTAGCccagaaccaccagaactcatACCTCCCCTCACACTGGTGGCTTCGTGGTGCTtcagggtgagtgagtgagtgtgtgtgtgtgtgtgtgtgtgtgtgtgtgtgtgtgtgtgtgtgtgtgtgtgtgtgtgtgtgtgttgaaaaggTTAGGAATGTGAGCCTTGGCCAAGCTACTTCTAACCACACAGGAATGCCATGTCTTGCaataaattaacaaagaatgataaaagaagggaaaaaaaaattgtatagttATTGATGGGGCTgagtgtgaatgatgtgtgATGGTTTGTCTGGGCTGTCCTGCATAGATGGCTGGCCTGGAATGTAGATAGCTTCTTTGAGTAATTTTGTCTTCTCTAATTACCATATTTTTTCAGcgctatttgtgttttttttttttttttttttacaaagcaTAGGCATATTAATAGCTCAAAATGTGTCTTAAGTCACTCCTTGTCAGAGCTTCATATGACCTCACTGTTTTGACTCCAGGGTAATGAATGCATTCTCCTCCACTGACAGGCCCTCACACTGCCTCCTGCCTTCCGCCGAGGCAAGACCATGGCCTACAGGCTGCTGTGCATCATGATGGTGCGGCGACATGACATAGCGCCACCAAGGGACATGATCACTCACTTCTACCGAGTCCTGCATCAAGGGCTGGTGGGGCAAGACCAGGTGAGGCCACACTCTTCCCTCATCCTGATTGTTGGGAAGAACTCAATAAATTATGTGAGCTAATTTATTTTCCACTTGTTTTGATGTATTCAGAAGGGTATTGATTGTTGTGGTTCCTGCAGGAGGTGATCAACACGCTGGTGGCGGAGTGTGGGCCGAGCTTCTTCTCCCTTGGTTTGCCGGGCTCCTCCATGCTCACCCTCGACTTCATCTTTGCCACCAACACTGTCATCACATCTGTGGATCCTAAAATTGTAAGTTCCTACtctgatttatttttcctttcttctcttgttttcctttcttctgttttctttccctagTGATTGTCTTGTTATGATACATAATAGTTATGAAAATTTCTTGTATATCACCATCCAAATTTTTATCTTCACCCTCTTGCTTAATCCTTCctcaatcttttattttttattcacagCAGTCACCCAAAATGGAAGCCCTGAGTCTGCTTGGGTCACTGCTGCCGCTGTCATCGCTGTACCCGTCCATGCCTGTGCTCCAGCCCGCAGCCTCGGACCTCACCCTCATGAACTGCTCTGATGTCAAGGTATGGGAGGCAGGAGGAGTTTTTTAAGGAGAGTTTCTAATGCTGTAATAATTTTGCATCTCTACCACTTGTCAAAGTTCAAAAGTACACCTCTTTTAATGATACCCTTAATTTTTCAACTGTTTAATTTTAATACTTCTATCCATCTGTTCTTTATACATgtgatattttttatatataggctGCTTAGGTTTAATTTTTTTACCATCATAAATTGCAGCTTCTCATAATTATTCGTTCACCACTGACTCATGTTTATACCTTGTCTCATCTAGCAGCCattatttagtttattattatttttttttatatatttatttattttttccatacaCACACCATTAGCTCTATGCCTCCACAtccatctactttttttttcccacacatCACTTCCTGTTCATGTACTCATCACACATAAATACCTTCCCTTATgcatcatccttctccttccctccacccatcaCATTTTTTGCATACACTGTTTTACACATGTCCCTTGCTTCATCCTGGCACAGGACCACCTTGTCAACGTGCTGCTCAAGAGTGGGAAGCGTGATGGGTGGTGGCGGACAAGGTCACTTGCCCTTTCCACCCTGGCCATTTACCTCTACCACGAGTTGGCCCATCAGACCTTCCACACCAAAGTCAATGAAGCCATCAATGTGCTTCTGGCTTCCCTCAAGGTTTGAATGCTTCCTCTATTGAACTTTGATTTTCAGGGGCAAGGGGCACTGCAAGCCTCTGCCTGTCCCTCCATTCATCCCTAGCATGTCAAGAAgtttgtttgttgctgttttttttattcacaggCTCACCTCTCTAATTGAAGAAGCATTAAATTTGCACTTGCTTAAGATATTTTGAGTTTTTACAGTGTTTTGAAAGAGGTGAGATTTAATGCCTCATGAATGCTTTATGTGACACCATAACTGAGTCTGTGCATGAGTAATGTACTGAAGCTGTGCATGGGTTACTGAGGCAGAGCAGTGTAAGTAAGCAAGGCATCATTCACTTGcagaattttagcagttttgtGAGGTAGACTATTAGTGTTGTGATGTATTGTTATTTGTGGTGTTAAGTAGCTAGTGTTTTTACCCTTGTAGTTGTGTGAACATTTGCAAGTAGCCTGTGAATTGTGTGGTTTGATTAGAGATGTTAGTCATTCGTCATCACAGAGTAGTTTTTTAAGTTATGTTATGACTTATTTTGCTTATTAACAGTGGCCTACATGTGTGGCATAATCCagagagtttgtgtgtaacCCTAATGACCTAATACCCTCCTGTCCCCATTGGCAAGTAATCCATTCCCTGCTGCTGTCCCTGCATGGCGAGACTGATGAGTATTTTGCATTCTAGCAGGCAGTACCTCCCCAGCACCACACCAAGCATTTCATCCAGAGTACCGAGGTATAGCCTGCCTTAATGTgccgtgttgtggtggtggtggtgcccttGTCTGTCCATGTGTCCCCTCTTGTCTCACTCATTAGTGGGAACCTTTCAGCAGCTTTCTATTGATTTCAGGGCTTCTTATATGCTTCTATTGGGCAGTAAtgttatatttgtttgtgtacTCCTGCAAGTCTTATGTCACCAAAggccttctttcttcctcctttctgttgACAATTTGGTGGTTTCTGTGGTCTAAATGGGTGATGGCTGTGTTCTTGTCTTCATCTGTGTACATCCTCAAGTCTGGAAACCACTGAGGATCCTCTGTCTTGATATTTGTGCTTGTTCACTAAGGCCATGCACTCACTTCACAGGACGTCACTTGTTTCTGCTTCTCACAGTGGGTTTTTGTGGTAAGGCTGTGCTGAgtgtagtgaaggtgaagctcTGTTCCTGGAAATAAATCCCCTTGAACAGACAAAACAGTTGCTTAGTATGGGTTATACGTGTTTGGTTTCCTTCGTTGAGAtgtaaaatttttcttttatcagatATGCTAAATATGATCCTGTGGGTtgcactttctcttcctaccatgttattgttttttattattattatttctgcatCCAGCTTGTGGTACATTTTACTTAGTTATGTTGGGCAGTAAGACTCGGGTTGAAGGAAGTGTATGTTGACAAGGAGACACAATAACACTTGATGTATAGGTAGGTAAGTAACATGTCCCtgtggtgagagggagaaaacatGTAGCTATTGATTGTACTAGAGTAATCAAGAAGGAGCTGAAGTTTTAAATCCTTAAcatataaaatataaaacaactgCAAATAAACAGCACAGCTCAGCCTTACAGTGCATGACCAGAACCACTCATATTCAGTAGTAAGTAATTGATTATACTCCAGATGACACACCCAACCACATTAGAATGACAGCTAAACAACACACTGAcataacactcactcactctcacccgCATCTAGTAGTGAATTAGACAAACCCATTCACAACACTAGCTAATGTATCTGTATCACCTCAAGATTGGACGGTTGGTGGGTCAAGTTGCTGctgacctgctgctgctgctctgtgATCACTCTGAAGCCTTCCTCACACACTACCCGGACATCCCTGCCAGGATAATACAGGTGAGATGCTGCTCTTTTGTGTAAGATAATAAAGGCACTGCATAAACCCACTTGACAAACATAATAGCACTCATGAAACTTTTGGTGTAGAAGGTGACAGTTTCAGCATGATGTAAGTCAAAATGAAGGATTGTTTGCTGTGTTGGGAGTAAAATGCAATACCAGTGACagacattaagaaaaaagacactGCATAGACCCACTCAACTGACATATGGTAGCTCATGAATcttgtggtgttggtgacagTTTTAGTTTGATGTAATTCTCAAAATGGATGATTGCCTGCCATGTTAAGACTGAAAAGCAAGACCAGTGATAGACATTAAGGAAAAGGACACTGCATAAACCCACTCAACTGATATATGGTAGCTCATGAGTCTTGTGGGTGATAGTTTTAGTCTGGTGTCTCAAAACAAAGAATTGTCTTGTGTTAAGAGTGAAATGCAAGACCAGTGATAGACATTAAGTGAGGGGTGTATAGCATTAATATATAGATTTACTGACTGGTTAACTGTGACTGGAGAACATCAGGAAAGAGATCATGTTGTCCTTAACCATAGAGTACCTTATAACCTATCCAACAATGTAGAAATGACATAAACAAAATACTATAGGTGTTGTGCCAGACCCTGGGGACCATTGGGACAGACCAGAACCTCACCGGGAGTGCTGAAGGCAAACATTTGGTGCTGTCCTGCCTCTTCTGCTTGGCTGAGTGGGTGATGCGCATGCCTCACCAGGTCCTGATCCAGCCAGCACAAGACCGCAAGCCTCTCCTACAACATGTCTTCAAGGTGAGGGACTAGACCACCACAGCAGGAAATGTGACTAGTTAGAAGTGCATACATTGATTTATCAATTAGAATTGGATATGTGGAAATGAAAACGAAGGAATAAGGATGTTGACAAGTTTGATCAATGTAAATTGTTAAGGATGTTAGTATGGAGGTAAGATATAAAGAAGGATAAGTTTAATTTTAAGAGTATCATAAAAGATCAAGTAAATACAGAAATAGGAAGGGACATGTgaaaatttgaaaggaaaaagttgaAATCTGAGCTCTATTAAAGCACAGGACAGAGATACAACAAAAGACTCTAATTATTAACTCATTTCTCAAgacaaaaaaggataaaggttTAAAGAATAAAGCAGATGAAAGAAATGCAGAAGCAAGGAA contains:
- the LOC123507587 gene encoding ral GTPase-activating protein subunit alpha-1-like isoform X3 yields the protein MHQKAVPATRTQLLLLSMSLMRWGSGEDAAMVRGILFSSRDNINFIHELFRQALCLSFRYASVMKTVIFTYKDWIQMNTPEMPPFMLEPLEGGAGPRDEAASQQEGAAPQRRMRNESYLGAVNKDIHIRAGLQNVLQVFVTSVANVFLLEVSPDYPRLLDIQVEVCKNVVNIYRYMVMNTRMEQKTWEQLLVVLLHITSQTLCSHHTSHKEDSLGSRFAPALFQTLIVSWIKANLNVSISGELWDQLLLNLSSLTHWDELIKEWAKTLDTLTRVLARHVYGLELNNLPLDRMTGQRLIKRGATKLSGLDSVRSSFARSWTSVRMERQANTPETHNPGPPTLTNLQEETHPDHSSSHGSTDRSPFARKRRSSAGGGSLKASASGNGSSPKLSPHHPSDERPHTSHQHHHSHHQSHHHHNSHHHHHHHGLGKRLSRSLSESNLPVRRQSVRGHMQDECENHRFLHGPRSKSLETLSHDDDSRTPSPSPSSGVESSSMKDSPMQIELGGDTTSIDTLEGGLSSEQRSVMSGGTVRGWLPDVAVVLWRRLLGLLGDPNDVASPQIHAQIFKYLSDLTETLVKLRNNQSISLDNQSSPEPPELIPPLTLVASWCFRALTLPPAFRRGKTMAYRLLCIMMVRRHDIAPPRDMITHFYRVLHQGLVGQDQEVINTLVAECGPSFFSLGLPGSSMLTLDFIFATNTVITSVDPKIQSPKMEALSLLGSLLPLSSLYPSMPVLQPAASDLTLMNCSDVKDHLVNVLLKSGKRDGWWRTRSLALSTLAIYLYHELAHQTFHTKVNEAINVLLASLKIGRLVGQVAADLLLLLCDHSEAFLTHYPDIPARIIQVLCQTLGTIGTDQNLTGSAEGKHLVLSCLFCLAEWVMRMPHQVLIQPAQDRKPLLQHVFKVLHIITSGKKNGHFRSPNIEVLDFDAQVKEEASRTLDTAARGDSLKRSTFTQPCTSTIQLAAKSITSHIMNHLWHFPLGVGAQRLSSLVVEGDDVPGLSSDELSSEVFLSPHVQLFALNQSCLLSLVQLPALQVPGGAATVGFKTPNSEVRLILRDLSGKFSWDASLLYAPPDECVQEQPSQKHPPHPPHSPHQPTQAQMTQQQQTTITSVTTNFQTGAIPSPTGLGVPFSLATALDTGRDDTMSSSLVVTSPPRHTLRHRPPGVLPTHEDSAEDLDNLDDLLSYIGYTSPEVLEQFGHALNEAVGPPLTLPIEAQHDAISSILNQRNVESDFFTRHSIDPNMVCPSSHCPAPVESRSAFQLGRLLFDQLGLGSWEKRQSIFTLKKNDKLLRELKNLDNQKCRETHKMAVIYVAEGQEDKMSILSNSGGSAGFEEFVGGLGWEVELATHTGFLGGLQRNGSTGETAPYYATSLTEVVFHVSTRMPSFSEQSMLQKTRHLGNDEVHIVWSEHTRDYRRGIIPTEFCDVLIVIYPLPNRLYRIQISTKSEVPFFGPLFDGAIVAHKVLPGLVRSTAVNASRAKRSRLALYQNFYEERARALNTIIEQYSEATTFEAFISSVYCPVFPTTFASGPTRASGTSFSSRVFDANTGSTGLAAALLDGPQLPPGPPQRPPLTRPTSYSTGEQHHLREKARRVRQMLGGKRHHSTGTKGPPLTPPQEKSNNNINHEECHSCQALDRCVLLMDHMNSNEDTGSSPRGNKKLSFKNTRKSSSSVASAGATTTAATTPPESPMPPPRRPKDSSAQHAAQRNK
- the LOC123507587 gene encoding ral GTPase-activating protein subunit alpha-1-like isoform X4 codes for the protein MHQKAVPATRTQLLLLSMSLMRWGSGEDAAMVRGILFSSRDNINFIHELFRQALCLSFRYASVMKTVIFTYKDWIQMNTPEMPPFMLEPLEGGAGPRDEAASQQEGAAPQRRMRNESYLGAVNKDIHIRAGLQNVLQVFVTSVANVFLLEVSPDYPRLLDIQVEVCKNVVNIYRYMVMNTRMEQKTWEQLLVVLLHITSQTLCSHHTSHKEDSLGSRFAPALFQTLIVSWIKANLNVSISGELWDQLLLNLSSLTHWDELIKEWAKTLDTLTRVLARHVYGLELNNLPLDRMTGQRLIKRGATKLSGLDSVRSSFARSWTSVRMERQANTPETHNPGPPTLTNLQEETHPDHSSSHGSTDRSPFARKRRSSAGGGSLKASASGNGSSPKLSPHHPSDERPHTSHQHHHSHHQSHHHHNSHHHHHHHGLGKRLSRSLSESNLPVRRQSVRGHMQDECENHRFLHGPRSKSLETLSHDDDSRTPSPSPSSGVESSSMKDSPMQIELGGDTTSIDTLEGGLSSEQRSVMSGGTVRGWLPDVAVVLWRRLLGLLGDPNDVASPQIHAQIFKYLSDLTETLVKLRNNQSISLDNQSSPEPPELIPPLTLVASWCFRALTLPPAFRRGKTMAYRLLCIMMVRRHDIAPPRDMITHFYRVLHQGLVGQDQEVINTLVAECGPSFFSLGLPGSSMLTLDFIFATNTVITSVDPKIQSPKMEALSLLGSLLPLSSLYPSMPVLQPAASDLTLMNCSDVKDHLVNVLLKSGKRDGWWRTRSLALSTLAIYLYHELAHQTFHTKVNEAINVLLASLKQAVPPQHHTKHFIQSTEIGRLVGQVAADLLLLLCDHSEAFLTHYPDIPARIIQVLCQTLGTIGTDQNLTGSAEGKHLVLSCLFCLAEWVMRMPHQVLIQPAQDRKPLLQHVFKVLHIITSGKKNGHFRSPNIEVLDFDAQVKEEASRTLDTAARGDSLKRSTFTQPCTSTIQLAAKSITSHIMNHLWHFPLGVGAQRLSSLVVEGDDVPGLSSDELSSEVFLSPHVQLFALNQSCLLSLVQLPALQVPGGAATVGFKTPNSEVRLILRDLSGKFSWDASLLYAPPDECVQEQPSQKHPPHPPHSPHQPTQAQMTQQQQTTITSVTTNFQTGAIPSPTGLGVPFSLATALDTGRDDTMSSSLVVTSPPRHTLRHRPPGVLPTHEDSAEDLDNLDDLLSYIGYTSPEVLEQFGHALNEAVGPPLTLPIEAQHDAISSILNQRNVESDFFTRHSIDPNMVCPSSHCPAPVESRSAFQLGRLLFDQLGLGSWEKRQSIFTLKKNDKLLRELKNLDNQKCRETHKMAVIYVAEGQEDKMSILSNSGGSAGFEEFVGGLGWEVELATHTGFLGGLQRNGSTGETAPYYATSLTEVVFHVSTRMPSFSEQSMLQKTRHLGNDEVHIVWSEHTRDYRRGIIPTEFCDVLIVIYPLPNRLYRIQISTKSEVPFFGPLFDGAIVAHKVLPGLVRSTAVNASRAKRSRLALYQNFYEERARALNTIIEQYSEATTFEAFISSVYCPVFPTTFASGPTRASGTSFSSRVFDANTGSTGLAAALLDGPQLPPGPPQRPPLTRPTSYSTGEQHHLREKARSVLLMDHMNSNEDTGSSPRGNKKLSFKNTRKSSSSVASAGATTTAATTPPESPMPPPRRPKDSSAQHAAQRNK